A window from Kovacikia minuta CCNUW1 encodes these proteins:
- a CDS encoding alpha/beta hydrolase produces MSRRQALRHRLLGQLTWGRVLRSLLFIYLAIGLYGYFFSDRLIFRPSASSYQDNQNTIKLTTSKGVQISAVYLPNSQATYTLLYSHGNGEDLGDIRPILEQLRTIGFAVFAYDYQGYGTSQGSPSEQNAYQDIDAAYHYLTTQLKLPPDRLIVFGRSVGGGPSVDLASRQPVAGLILESTFTSVFRVITRIPLYPFDKFANINKIQAVHCPVLIIARLERSHHPLASGAGTFSASKSAKKISPNKRSRSQRCPEHCRKPLHPNNPRICSTDQISQEE; encoded by the coding sequence ATGAGCCGTCGTCAAGCGCTCCGGCATCGATTATTGGGGCAATTAACCTGGGGACGTGTCCTGCGATCGTTGCTCTTCATTTATCTGGCGATCGGCCTCTATGGCTACTTTTTTTCCGATCGGTTAATCTTTCGCCCCTCAGCCTCCAGCTACCAGGACAATCAGAACACCATTAAACTAACCACCAGTAAGGGTGTACAAATCTCAGCGGTCTATCTGCCCAATTCCCAGGCAACCTATACACTGCTTTATAGCCACGGCAATGGGGAAGACCTGGGAGACATTCGTCCCATTCTGGAGCAACTGCGAACGATCGGCTTTGCCGTTTTTGCCTATGACTATCAGGGTTATGGCACCAGTCAGGGTAGCCCTTCCGAACAAAACGCCTACCAGGATATTGATGCCGCTTACCACTATTTGACCACCCAACTCAAGCTGCCCCCCGATCGCTTGATTGTGTTTGGGCGATCGGTGGGGGGTGGTCCCAGTGTTGACCTGGCAAGCCGCCAGCCTGTCGCCGGATTAATTTTGGAAAGTACCTTCACCAGTGTATTTCGGGTCATCACCCGGATTCCCCTATATCCCTTTGATAAATTCGCCAACATCAACAAAATTCAAGCCGTCCATTGTCCCGTTCTGATCATTGCACGGCTCGAACGATCGCACCATCCCCTTGCATCAGGGGCAGGCACTTTTTCAGCAAGCAAATCCGCCAAAAAGATTTCTCCAAATAAACGGAGCAGATCACAACGATGTCCAGAGCATTGCCGGAAACCGCTACACCCAAACAATCCGCGAATTTGCTCAACTGATCAAATCTCGCAGGAGGAGTGA
- a CDS encoding glycosyltransferase, which translates to MSPSISILITTYNREQYLSAAIESVLAQTYSDFELLIWDDGSTDRSLEIAHTYANQDDRVRVVAASHQGIARTRKAAIAQMVSKYIGWVDSDDILAPTALAETAAVLDAHPETGLVYTDYLDMDTNGQIRGYGSRCRIPYSPQRLLVDFMTFHFRLIRRDVFERIGGIDESSQYAYDYDLCLRLSEATQVRRLPKPLYFYRNHPGNRSLEYKQQQILWSQIAIANALQRRGLANRCEIEVKLPEGRFILRRKESVPGGVGSREWGVGYKPELTNRGKKFSIAGGVGSFLVALPLATLLQGNPVQAQAITPANDGTKHDRFSQW; encoded by the coding sequence ATGTCGCCTTCAATTTCGATCCTGATTACTACCTACAACCGGGAGCAGTATCTCAGCGCTGCAATTGAGAGTGTTCTTGCCCAGACCTATTCAGACTTTGAACTGCTGATCTGGGACGATGGTTCCACCGATCGCTCCCTCGAAATTGCCCACACCTATGCAAACCAGGACGATCGGGTGCGAGTTGTTGCTGCCAGCCACCAAGGAATCGCCCGCACCCGCAAGGCAGCGATCGCCCAAATGGTTAGCAAATACATCGGTTGGGTCGATAGCGACGATATCCTGGCTCCGACTGCCCTGGCAGAAACGGCTGCGGTTTTGGATGCCCATCCTGAAACGGGTTTGGTCTACACCGATTATCTCGATATGGATACAAATGGACAGATCAGAGGCTATGGGAGTCGTTGCCGCATCCCCTATTCTCCCCAACGCCTGCTGGTAGATTTTATGACGTTTCACTTCCGACTCATCCGGCGAGACGTGTTTGAGCGCATCGGGGGAATTGATGAATCGTCTCAATATGCCTATGACTATGACCTGTGTTTGCGTCTCTCAGAGGCGACTCAGGTACGGCGACTGCCAAAGCCTTTATACTTCTACCGCAACCACCCAGGCAACCGCTCCCTCGAATATAAGCAACAGCAAATCCTTTGGTCTCAAATCGCGATCGCCAACGCACTCCAGCGGCGAGGACTGGCGAATCGGTGTGAGATTGAGGTGAAGCTGCCTGAAGGGCGGTTTATTTTGCGGCGTAAGGAATCTGTGCCGGGGGGAGTGGGGAGTAGGGAGTGGGGAGTGGGGTATAAACCGGAACTTACTAATCGTGGGAAGAAATTTTCGATCGCAGGTGGCGTTGGCTCTTTTTTAGTCGCACTTCCATTAGCAACGTTGCTTCAAGGAAACCCCGTTCAGGCTCAAGCTATTACTCCAGCTAACGATGGCACGAAACACGATCGTTTCTCCCAGTGGTAA
- a CDS encoding septal ring lytic transglycosylase RlpA family protein, with amino-acid sequence MNQTLISGLTATLLMTTFSAPPPGSAEPSKAADQGSEASLKIASSHASTPALDLTSEVVKIGEQQPQTTTASDGAVIAKIHPHERRGRKVATLYVRNIPVLTFLGSTQTSSENVKLGSRESNSANDIQPATAKALDISSPAAALIGNSQDSPQPTPSGEASQADPGDPVWRASEVAAKLNQLNREGIDPKSITVSWAAQPGSKGQYVIKANQQIVAVVAADAMLPETTNDLEKDVLQATNRLRRLFGAAPLPKVDGSPRNRTVSFGSFRASGLASWYGPGFNGNQAASGEIFNQNALTAAHRSLPFGTKVRVTNMDNGLTVVVRINDRGPHAANRIIDLSAGAARVLGLIQSGVAPVRLDVIDPSTELAGN; translated from the coding sequence ATGAATCAAACACTTATTAGCGGTCTGACTGCCACCCTGTTGATGACAACCTTCAGTGCGCCGCCCCCCGGCAGTGCTGAACCTTCTAAAGCAGCAGACCAGGGTTCCGAGGCTTCCCTCAAAATTGCTTCTAGCCATGCTTCTACCCCTGCCCTCGATCTCACGAGTGAAGTGGTGAAAATCGGTGAACAGCAGCCTCAAACAACCACTGCATCGGATGGAGCAGTGATCGCCAAGATCCATCCCCATGAGCGAAGAGGACGTAAAGTTGCAACGCTCTATGTACGCAACATCCCAGTTCTCACCTTTCTTGGCTCTACCCAGACATCTTCCGAAAATGTGAAGTTGGGAAGCCGCGAATCCAACTCAGCAAACGATATTCAGCCTGCCACCGCAAAAGCCCTTGATATTTCCAGTCCGGCGGCAGCACTAATCGGAAATTCTCAAGATTCACCCCAACCAACCCCAAGTGGAGAAGCGTCCCAGGCTGACCCAGGCGATCCAGTTTGGAGGGCATCAGAAGTCGCTGCCAAGCTAAATCAGCTCAACCGGGAAGGAATTGATCCAAAATCAATCACTGTGAGCTGGGCTGCTCAACCTGGCTCGAAGGGGCAGTATGTGATTAAAGCCAATCAACAAATCGTGGCAGTGGTCGCCGCTGATGCGATGTTGCCCGAAACGACCAACGATCTGGAGAAGGATGTGCTCCAGGCAACGAACCGTCTCCGTCGCCTATTTGGGGCAGCCCCTCTACCGAAAGTAGATGGTAGTCCCCGGAATCGCACCGTTTCTTTTGGCTCCTTCCGCGCCAGTGGGTTGGCTTCCTGGTACGGTCCGGGTTTCAACGGTAACCAGGCTGCCAGTGGCGAAATTTTTAATCAGAATGCTTTGACTGCGGCACACCGGAGTTTGCCATTTGGCACCAAAGTTCGGGTGACCAATATGGACAATGGCTTAACCGTTGTCGTGCGGATTAACGATCGCGGTCCCCACGCGGCGAACCGGATTATTGATCTGTCTGCGGGTGCTGCTCGTGTCCTGGGTTTGATTCAGAGCGGTGTGGCTCCCGTTCGCCTGGACGTGATCGATCCCAGTACGGAGCTAGCAGGAAACTGA
- the psb30 gene encoding photosystem II reaction center protein Ycf12/Psb30 codes for MSFLNDLLNVFSGINFEAIVQLTMVAAIMISGPVVIFLLAARGGDL; via the coding sequence ATGAGTTTTCTTAACGATCTGCTTAACGTATTCAGCGGTATCAATTTTGAAGCGATCGTCCAACTTACGATGGTGGCAGCAATTATGATTTCTGGACCCGTTGTCATATTTTTGCTGGCAGCTCGTGGTGGCGACTTGTAA
- the purM gene encoding phosphoribosylformylglycinamidine cyclo-ligase: protein MDYREAGVDVEAGRAFVERIRQMVNSTARPEVLGGVGGFSGFFQLPVGYREPVLVSGTDGVGTKLKLAQSLDRHDTVGIDLVAMCVNDVLTSGAEPLFFLDYLATGQLNSDQLTQVVAGITAGCRMAGCALLGGETAEMPGFYQTGEYDLAGFCVGIVEKSQLLNGSQVQIGDVAIGLASSGVHSNGFSLVRKIVSDRGFAWSDRPDLLSDKSLGEVLLTPTQIYVQPILAALKQGLAIHAMAHITGGGLPENLPRCLRQDQAIKIYPDSWPILPIFRWLATEGNVHPSAMFNTFNMGIGFVVLVAPEQVTETLQFFRSKNVVASVIGEVIPGSGELLGLPE from the coding sequence ATGGACTATCGAGAGGCAGGGGTAGATGTTGAGGCGGGTCGTGCTTTTGTAGAGCGCATCCGCCAGATGGTAAACAGCACTGCTCGACCGGAGGTTTTGGGAGGCGTCGGCGGATTTAGTGGATTTTTCCAATTGCCTGTGGGTTATCGGGAACCTGTCCTGGTGTCGGGAACGGATGGGGTAGGGACTAAACTGAAACTGGCGCAGAGCCTCGATCGCCATGACACAGTAGGAATTGATCTGGTAGCAATGTGCGTGAATGATGTGCTGACTTCGGGGGCAGAACCGTTATTTTTTCTGGATTATTTGGCAACCGGACAACTCAACTCCGACCAACTCACCCAGGTGGTGGCAGGTATTACGGCAGGTTGCCGAATGGCCGGGTGCGCTCTGTTGGGTGGAGAAACCGCAGAAATGCCGGGTTTCTATCAAACTGGAGAGTATGATCTGGCGGGCTTTTGTGTCGGGATTGTGGAAAAAAGCCAGCTGCTCAATGGCTCCCAGGTTCAGATTGGGGATGTGGCGATCGGCTTGGCAAGCAGTGGGGTTCACAGCAATGGCTTCAGTTTGGTGCGGAAGATCGTTAGCGATCGTGGCTTTGCCTGGAGCGATCGTCCTGACCTGCTTTCTGACAAAAGTCTGGGAGAAGTTTTGCTGACCCCCACCCAAATTTACGTCCAACCGATTCTGGCAGCGCTCAAACAGGGGCTTGCAATTCATGCTATGGCACATATTACAGGGGGCGGTTTACCAGAAAATTTGCCCCGTTGTTTAAGACAGGATCAAGCAATTAAAATTTATCCCGATTCATGGCCAATTCTCCCCATTTTTCGCTGGTTGGCAACCGAAGGGAACGTGCATCCATCTGCCATGTTTAATACATTCAATATGGGGATTGGATTCGTGGTTTTAGTGGCACCAGAGCAAGTAACCGAAACCCTACAATTTTTTCGATCAAAAAATGTGGTGGCTTCTGTCATCGGTGAAGTTATCCCAGGCAGCGGTGAATTGCTGGGATTACCGGAGTAG
- a CDS encoding single-stranded-DNA-specific exonuclease RecJ, whose translation MLHQPRSPLAASIPAKLPDQRWQIAPIQLEQAEAIAQATNLSPLLAQVLLNRGMDTPEQIQAFLNPENQVLPSPLEDFPDLPLSLELLINAINSRQRIAICGDYDADGMTSTALLLRALRFLGAQVDYAIPSRMKDGYGINQRIVEEFYEDGIGLILTVDNGIAAYEPIARARELGLTVIITDHHDVPSQIPPANTILNPKLIAEDSPYRGLAGVGVAYILAVSLAQSLGKTQGLNQSLLELFTLGTIADLAPLTGVNRRWVRRGLQLLPKSKLAGVQALVQVAGLSGAKDLKPEAIGFRLGPRINAVGRLADPQIVIELLTTDEDGVALERAMQCEQINQQRQKLCEQIEQEAIALCEKGDIDIQGDRVLVVVQPNWHHGVIGIVASRLVERYGVPVFIGTYEEETDEEETADVETDEAGEVGGLSVSSAITSVAKIRGSARGIPEFNVFEALEFCRDCLEKHGGHKAAGGFSLKAENLTRFRAYLRAFAHQCLQPEHLKPLVEIDVAASLNQISYSLYAQIDALHPCGIANPDPVFWSAYVRVCEQKQIGKGHLKVTLQDETLSGGQKIQAIAWRWGNYHPLPRYLDVAYRLRLNEWNGEISVELELMGARLPARPSSLPGAFTEFMHKERFYTCNLFQNGSGKELQINNAEGKSLTVQKGQKVGILQEAHAGTRQVNVCQPPFYDLIKAALSALEGKTGI comes from the coding sequence GTGTTGCATCAACCCCGTTCTCCTCTCGCTGCTTCGATCCCCGCTAAACTGCCCGATCAACGCTGGCAGATTGCTCCAATCCAGCTAGAACAAGCAGAAGCGATCGCTCAGGCAACCAACCTTTCACCGCTGCTGGCTCAAGTATTGCTCAACCGGGGAATGGATACCCCTGAGCAGATTCAGGCATTCCTGAATCCAGAAAACCAGGTTCTACCCTCTCCCCTGGAGGATTTCCCTGACCTGCCCCTGAGTTTGGAGTTACTGATTAATGCCATTAACAGCCGCCAGCGCATTGCGATTTGTGGAGATTATGACGCCGATGGCATGACCAGCACAGCGCTGTTGCTTCGGGCACTCCGGTTTCTGGGAGCGCAGGTAGACTATGCCATTCCCAGTCGGATGAAAGATGGCTATGGCATTAATCAGCGGATTGTGGAGGAGTTTTATGAAGACGGTATCGGGTTGATTTTGACAGTTGATAACGGGATTGCCGCCTATGAGCCGATCGCCCGTGCAAGGGAACTGGGGCTGACCGTCATCATTACTGACCACCACGATGTCCCCTCCCAAATTCCGCCAGCCAATACTATCCTCAACCCCAAGTTGATCGCTGAGGACTCACCCTACCGGGGTTTGGCAGGAGTTGGCGTTGCCTACATTCTGGCGGTTTCCCTGGCACAAAGCCTGGGTAAAACCCAGGGGTTGAATCAATCCTTACTCGAACTGTTTACCCTGGGCACGATCGCAGACCTGGCTCCCCTGACGGGAGTCAACCGTCGCTGGGTCAGACGGGGATTACAATTACTGCCCAAATCTAAACTGGCAGGGGTGCAGGCACTGGTTCAGGTCGCAGGATTAAGTGGGGCAAAGGATCTGAAACCAGAAGCGATCGGGTTTCGCCTGGGACCCCGCATCAACGCTGTTGGGCGATTGGCTGATCCACAAATTGTGATTGAGTTGCTGACAACCGATGAGGATGGAGTTGCACTGGAACGGGCAATGCAGTGCGAACAAATCAACCAGCAGCGCCAAAAGTTGTGTGAACAAATTGAACAGGAAGCGATCGCCCTATGTGAAAAGGGGGACATCGACATTCAGGGCGATCGGGTGCTGGTCGTGGTGCAACCCAACTGGCATCACGGCGTGATTGGCATTGTTGCCTCCCGCCTGGTGGAGCGCTATGGAGTTCCCGTCTTTATTGGCACCTATGAAGAAGAGACAGATGAAGAAGAGACAGCAGATGTGGAAACCGATGAAGCAGGGGAAGTGGGTGGATTATCCGTTTCATCCGCTATAACATCCGTTGCCAAGATTCGCGGTTCAGCTCGTGGAATTCCAGAGTTTAATGTGTTTGAAGCGCTGGAGTTTTGTCGAGACTGTCTAGAAAAACATGGCGGCCATAAGGCAGCGGGCGGATTTTCGCTCAAGGCTGAAAATCTGACAAGGTTTCGAGCTTACCTGAGAGCATTTGCCCACCAGTGCCTTCAACCCGAACATCTGAAACCTCTGGTAGAAATTGATGTCGCCGCATCCCTCAACCAGATCAGTTACAGCCTTTATGCCCAGATCGATGCCCTCCATCCCTGTGGTATCGCCAATCCCGATCCAGTGTTTTGGTCTGCGTATGTGCGGGTGTGTGAGCAAAAGCAAATTGGTAAAGGTCATCTAAAAGTGACCTTGCAGGATGAGACCCTGAGTGGGGGACAAAAAATTCAGGCGATCGCCTGGCGCTGGGGCAACTACCATCCTCTACCCAGATATCTGGATGTAGCCTACCGTCTGCGCCTGAATGAATGGAATGGCGAAATTTCGGTCGAACTAGAACTAATGGGTGCCAGATTACCCGCCCGCCCCAGTTCGCTCCCTGGTGCTTTTACAGAATTTATGCATAAGGAACGGTTCTACACCTGCAATCTCTTCCAGAATGGTTCTGGGAAGGAACTACAGATCAACAATGCGGAGGGGAAAAGTCTCACAGTTCAGAAAGGGCAAAAGGTCGGGATTTTGCAGGAAGCCCATGCAGGCACACGCCAGGTAAACGTATGTCAACCCCCGTTTTATGACCTGATCAAAGCTGCCCTGAGCGCATTGGAGGGAAAAACGGGGATATGA
- a CDS encoding class I SAM-dependent methyltransferase: protein MDMATQVDESNSNMALGNLIAQRIAESFQHQITFAEYMDLALYHPLHGYYARNAAKIGVQGDFFTSPHLGADFGELLAEQFVQMWEIMGQPDRFTLVEMGAGQGLLALDVLRYLRQTYPAFFKVLEYIIVERAAALIAEQQHSLKGLSGEMGDRLRWSGFEEIPAVSIVGCFFSNELVDALPVHQVMVDGEQLKEIYVTTQPNSEGTHQFVESLGDLSTPHLGEYFEQIGIHLLSGAYPDRYRTEVNLAALEWMGDVADKLHQGYVLTIDYGYSGDRYYNPMRSQGTLQCYYHHARHSDPYIHIGQQDITAHVNFTALERQGERCGLQSLGFTKQGLFLMALGLGDRLAAIAQSNATDPQEVLASLRRRDALHQLIDPGMGLGNFGVLIQSKNVESRELLQGLKQGE, encoded by the coding sequence ATGGATATGGCAACACAGGTGGATGAAAGCAATAGCAATATGGCTCTCGGTAATCTAATCGCACAACGGATTGCCGAGAGTTTTCAGCACCAAATTACGTTTGCGGAGTACATGGATCTGGCCCTGTACCACCCGTTGCACGGGTACTACGCCCGCAACGCAGCTAAGATTGGTGTCCAGGGAGATTTTTTTACCTCTCCCCATTTGGGGGCAGACTTTGGGGAATTATTAGCCGAACAGTTTGTCCAGATGTGGGAGATTATGGGGCAGCCTGACCGCTTTACCCTGGTAGAGATGGGGGCAGGGCAGGGATTACTGGCACTGGATGTATTGCGGTACTTGCGCCAAACCTATCCTGCGTTTTTCAAGGTTTTGGAATATATCATTGTTGAACGGGCAGCGGCACTTATCGCAGAGCAACAGCACTCCTTAAAAGGTTTGTCAGGAGAAATGGGCGATCGACTTCGCTGGTCTGGGTTTGAAGAGATTCCCGCAGTATCGATCGTTGGATGCTTTTTTTCCAATGAACTCGTCGATGCGTTGCCTGTGCATCAAGTCATGGTAGATGGGGAACAGCTGAAAGAAATTTATGTCACCACCCAGCCGAATAGCGAAGGGACGCATCAATTTGTCGAGTCCCTTGGCGATTTGTCTACCCCACATCTAGGGGAGTACTTTGAGCAGATAGGGATTCATTTGCTTTCTGGTGCTTACCCCGATCGCTACCGCACCGAAGTAAATTTGGCTGCCCTGGAGTGGATGGGCGATGTAGCGGACAAACTTCACCAGGGATACGTCTTAACGATCGACTACGGCTATTCTGGCGATCGCTACTACAATCCCATGCGTTCCCAAGGAACCCTGCAATGCTACTATCACCATGCCCGCCATAGCGACCCCTACATTCACATTGGGCAACAGGACATTACTGCCCATGTAAATTTCACTGCCCTGGAACGGCAGGGAGAACGGTGTGGATTGCAGTCACTCGGTTTCACCAAACAGGGATTATTTCTCATGGCGTTAGGGTTAGGCGATCGACTTGCCGCGATCGCCCAATCCAACGCCACCGATCCTCAAGAAGTCCTCGCCAGTCTCCGCCGCCGAGATGCGCTGCATCAGTTGATTGACCCCGGCATGGGGTTGGGCAACTTCGGCGTTCTGATCCAAAGCAAGAATGTGGAAAGCAGGGAACTTCTGCAAGGATTGAAACAGGGAGAGTGA